The following are encoded in a window of Castanea sativa cultivar Marrone di Chiusa Pesio chromosome 5, ASM4071231v1 genomic DNA:
- the LOC142637413 gene encoding uncharacterized protein LOC142637413, translating to MESTLFLRNGPLPSVSLRISSPLSATRLTKPNFSSNHSSLSLPNSSYRRPLRHAFSPIVCAVNKFPTPSTNDESDSKIVRGTVGVSLVLACALGIISCRMSPMANAATLMNQRKSPIVPSSDFYPAGGGPAMKSFLDTSAYLASRLTESKKTKLFAANKRPSAQDVQTLKDEAMELMKSKKADEVVKELQEAYKFLKNDPEPAFYVEMTLVEVLIYLGKYEEALECKCLKKPAIKADARVPLYKAIIYTMMNEKESARECWTVYIKAIEEGLPG from the exons ATGGAATCCACACTTTTCCTCCGCAATGGCCCCCTGCCCAGCGTGTCTCTACGCATCTCTTCCCCTCTGAGTGCTACAAGGTTAACCAAGCCTAATTTCAGCTCTAACCACTCCTCTCTTTCACTACCTAACAGTTCCTACCGACGTCCACTTAGGCATGCCTTCAGTCCCATTGTTTGTGCAGTAAATAAGTTCCCAACACCATCAACGAATGATGAAAGTGACAGCAAAATTGTAAGAGGAACCGTAGGGGTGTCTCTTGTATTGGCATGTGCTCTTGGTATCATCAGTTGTAGGATGAGTCCAATGGCCAATGCAGCTACTTTGATGAATCAGAGAAAATCTCCAATTGTGCCATCATCTGATTTCTACCCAGCGGGTGGGGGACCCGCAATGAAATCTTTTTTGGATACTAGTGCATACCTGGCTTCACGTCTAACAGAGTCCAAAAAGACAAAGCTGTTTGCGGCTAATAAAAGGCCTTCAGCACAAGATGTTCAAACCCTTAAG GATGAGGCAATGGAGCTAATGAAATCTAAAAAGGCTGATGAAGTAGTGAAGGAACTGCAAGAAGCATATAAGTTCTTAAAGAATGATCCGGAGCCTGCATTCTATGTGGAGATGACATTGGTTGAGGTTCTCATCTATCTG GGAAAATATGAAGAAGCATTAGAATGCAAGTGTCTCAAAAAGCCGGCTATCAAAGCAGATGCTCGAGTTCCTCTTTACAAG GCTATTATATATACTATGATGAATGAAAAGGAATCTGCAAGGGAATGCTGGACTGTATACATAAAGGCTATTGAAGAAGGATTACCCGGTTAA